A stretch of the Pangasianodon hypophthalmus isolate fPanHyp1 chromosome 28, fPanHyp1.pri, whole genome shotgun sequence genome encodes the following:
- the LOC113545709 gene encoding caspase activity and apoptosis inhibitor 1, with product MKSAKEKKRKHSRRESADGDRKRRSTESSVEDPKEEVNHVQAVKEEPSDIEEGGLDLTVPFKPISAYVSDRQEMLEQCFHVLGQNKLKKMLPDELKDCTFTEIKTLCWDQLQQLSENNLLQILEGKEVTANSEAEEKETKRTPVDSQQDNNVDSTSSVKETAEGEDKQGLSGEESDVLSINADMNDSDIEGHKDPKPQEEEVPAPTVTPPSSSAPPPEPDLQSDEPKLELQRDIDRSVSEILALTNPSTDKAELKLHLQPIAMEVAPASLPVPAAAPSAQQLALLELEMRARAIKALMKANEVKK from the exons ATGAAGTCGgcgaaagaaaagaaaagaaagcactCTCGCCGAGAGTCGGCTGATGGAGACAGAAAAAGGAGAAGCACTGAATCCAGTGTggag GATCCAAAGGAAGAGGTGAATCATGTGCAGGCAGTAAAGGAAGAGCCGAGCGACATCGAGGAAGGTGGCCTGGATCTCACTGTGCCTTTCAAACCCATCAGTGCTTATGTGAGCGACAGGCAGGAGATGCTGGAGCAGTGCTTCCACGTCCTCGGCCAAAACAAGCTGAAAAAGATGCTGCCAGACGAGCTGAAG GACTGCACGTTTACGGAGATCAAGACACTCTGCTGGGATCAACTGCAGCAGCTGTCCGAGAACAATCTGCTCCAGATACTGGAGg GTAAAGAGGTGACTGCTAACTCAGAAGCCGAAGAGAAAGAGACTAAAAGGACTCCAGTGGACAGTCA gcAGGACAACAATGTGGACTCCACATCATCTGTGAAAGAGACTGCTGAAGGAGAAGACAAGCAAG GTTTATCCGGAGAGGAGAGCGATGTTCTGAGTATTAACGCTGACATGAATGACAGTGACATCGAGGGCCACAAGGACCCCAAACCCCAAGAAGAGGAAGTCCCTGCTCCCACGGTGACGCCCCCGTCGTCCTCCGCCCCGCCTCCTGAACCGGACCTCCAATCAGACGAGCCGAAGCTGGAGCTTCAGCGCGACATTGACAGGAGCGTCAGTGAGATCCTTGCTTTGACCAATCCCAGCACTGACAAGGCAGAGCTTAAGCTACATTTGCAGCCGATTGCTATGGAAGTGGCTcctgcatcacttcctgttcctgctgCAGCACCGTCAGCACAGCAGCTGGCACTTCTGGAGTTAGAGATGAGAGCGAGAGCTATCAAAGCTCTAATGAAGGCCAACGAGGTGAAGAAATAA